Proteins found in one Serratia plymuthica genomic segment:
- a CDS encoding alpha-amylase codes for MKRLTLPLLMLLSPAALANWTLQSFPTFDESTAGLFTSHATLPKGELPLKIYQDRQCWQPTAAAKLNQTLSLQPCGDAPPVNWRLFRDGEYQVRVDTRSGTPTLQLSLKTAPQAAAAAVSRTCQRWDGQPVTLDVATTFAEGERVRDFYSGQTAKVSQGKVTLQPAAGSGGMLLLESAGTEKPAPFNWHNATVYFALTDRFENGNPANDHSYGRRSDGMQEIGTFHGGDLAGLTQKLDYLQQLGVNALWISSPLEQIHGWVGGGTKGDFPHYAYHGYYALDWTRLDANMGTEQDLHKLVEQAHQRGIRILFDVVVNHVGYATLADMQTFQFGSLYLKGAEIEKTLGKNWGDWRPGPGQNWHSFNDYINFSDKAGWSPWWGKNWIRTDIGDYDSPGYNDLTMSLAFLPDIKTEAPGASGLPLFYRHKPDTAAHDIPGATTRDYLTTWLSQWVRDYGIDGFRVDTAKHVEKPTLALLKQRATAALAQWKAANPQQALDDAPFWMTGEAWGHGVMKSDYYQNGFDAMINFDFQDQASQALSCFSSIDATYQQMADKLQDFNVLSYLSSHDTRLFFASDAKGSLPLQQRAADLLLLAPGAVQIYYGDESGRQLGPTGSDPLQGTRSDMNWRELQGAKAPLLAHWQRLGQFRARHPAIGAGTQQSQQTASYYAFSRRLGDDKVMVVWVGDRSH; via the coding sequence ATGAAACGCCTGACCCTACCTCTGCTGATGCTGCTGTCACCGGCCGCACTGGCAAACTGGACGCTGCAAAGCTTCCCGACCTTTGACGAATCGACCGCCGGGCTGTTCACCAGCCACGCCACGCTGCCCAAGGGCGAACTGCCGCTGAAAATTTATCAGGATCGGCAATGCTGGCAGCCGACCGCGGCGGCAAAGCTGAATCAAACCCTGTCGCTGCAACCTTGCGGCGATGCCCCACCGGTCAATTGGCGGCTGTTCCGCGACGGTGAATACCAGGTGCGCGTCGATACCCGCAGCGGCACGCCAACGCTGCAGCTCAGCCTGAAAACGGCCCCACAGGCCGCCGCCGCGGCGGTATCCCGCACCTGCCAGCGCTGGGACGGCCAACCCGTCACCCTTGACGTAGCGACGACCTTCGCCGAAGGCGAAAGGGTACGCGATTTCTATTCCGGCCAAACGGCCAAGGTCAGCCAGGGCAAAGTGACCCTTCAGCCTGCCGCAGGCAGCGGCGGAATGCTGCTGCTGGAATCCGCCGGCACGGAAAAACCGGCACCGTTCAACTGGCACAACGCCACGGTCTATTTCGCCCTGACCGATCGCTTTGAAAACGGCAACCCGGCCAACGATCACAGCTACGGCCGCCGCAGCGACGGCATGCAGGAGATTGGCACCTTCCACGGCGGCGATCTCGCCGGGCTGACGCAAAAGCTGGATTACCTGCAACAGCTTGGCGTCAACGCACTGTGGATCAGCTCGCCGCTCGAACAGATCCACGGTTGGGTCGGCGGCGGCACCAAAGGCGATTTCCCGCACTACGCATATCACGGCTACTACGCACTGGACTGGACCCGGCTCGACGCCAACATGGGCACCGAGCAAGACCTGCACAAGCTGGTCGAACAGGCACACCAGCGCGGCATCCGCATTCTGTTCGACGTGGTGGTAAACCATGTCGGCTACGCCACCCTGGCCGATATGCAGACCTTCCAATTCGGCTCGCTCTACCTGAAGGGCGCGGAGATCGAAAAAACGCTGGGTAAAAACTGGGGGGACTGGCGGCCCGGTCCGGGCCAAAACTGGCACAGCTTCAACGATTACATTAATTTCAGCGACAAGGCGGGCTGGAGCCCATGGTGGGGGAAAAACTGGATCCGCACCGATATCGGCGACTATGACTCGCCGGGTTATAACGACCTCACCATGTCACTGGCCTTCCTCCCGGACATCAAAACTGAAGCGCCCGGCGCCAGTGGGCTGCCGCTGTTTTATCGCCATAAACCCGACACCGCCGCGCACGACATTCCCGGTGCCACGACCCGCGACTATCTCACCACCTGGCTCAGCCAATGGGTGCGCGATTACGGCATCGATGGCTTCCGCGTCGATACCGCCAAGCACGTGGAGAAGCCCACGCTGGCGCTGCTGAAACAACGTGCCACGGCGGCGCTGGCGCAATGGAAAGCCGCCAATCCGCAACAGGCGCTGGATGACGCCCCATTCTGGATGACCGGCGAAGCCTGGGGCCATGGCGTGATGAAAAGCGACTATTACCAGAACGGCTTTGACGCGATGATCAATTTCGATTTTCAGGATCAGGCGTCGCAGGCGTTGAGCTGTTTCTCCAGTATCGATGCCACTTACCAACAAATGGCCGACAAGCTGCAGGATTTCAACGTACTGAGCTACCTCTCCTCGCACGATACCCGGCTGTTCTTCGCCAGCGACGCCAAGGGTTCGCTGCCATTGCAGCAGCGTGCGGCAGATTTGCTGCTGCTGGCCCCAGGGGCGGTGCAAATTTACTACGGTGATGAAAGCGGTCGTCAGCTCGGCCCGACCGGTTCGGATCCGCTGCAGGGCACGCGTTCCGATATGAACTGGCGTGAACTGCAAGGCGCCAAGGCGCCGCTGCTGGCGCATTGGCAGCGGCTTGGGCAGTTCCGCGCCCGCCATCCTGCGATCGGCGCTGGCACGCAGCAGTCGCAGCAAACCGCAAGCTACTATGCCTTCAGCCGCCGGCTTGGCGACGACAAGGTGATGGTGGTGT